In Mercurialis annua linkage group LG5, ddMerAnnu1.2, whole genome shotgun sequence, a single genomic region encodes these proteins:
- the LOC126680861 gene encoding cation/H(+) antiporter 2-like isoform X3: MDAAKRALCLDDPFNPLISTTLQASGILVLSHFFHLILKPLGQPGPVGQILAGVVLGPSVLSRFESVNEYLIQASSADYYDVFSSIFCVLFMFMFGLETDISFMKRNLRKATIIAYGGLIVCSMFGLAASFLVIRMLRLGHPYALGNLIMIILSNAASPVVIRLAAELKFSTSDTGRLAISAALINEMSCVFWFSVFVAFMSWDMFGWSILFLSLTVILIVVNKYLAAWCDQRNRNQKYVSNTEMYFILSLVIAVSFIIEENGFNSAISSYIIGLMFPREGKTARTLGIKLAYACNNFILPIYFGYIGFQFNVIYLNSYRNLIAVSLLIILSMGGKIIGTLVACHYLNVPAVDGIMLSFLLNLKGHAELLVVGVLSKSIMRLYWDKSVHNLVVIVVVVNTVISGPVIAYILRRHEKYFGQRHTSLEFRQPETELRMLTCLYGSRHITAKIGLIFGLSGSLVTPTTAYLMHLVELPTKHRKKTLMYHELQDGDQFSDEEDYGGNEVVEINEAVDALTLENKLLIHQSKVVSSFAGMYEDVCNVIEDLRVSIVLLVFHKHQRLDGKLESGKEGIRLTNQKVLRHAPCSVGIFIDRGQTGFQLPTHESVQNVAVLFFGGPDDREALACSKRIAVYPHINFTLVRFLPPSSVENNNGFIDKTSRSNSEVLMEMSNHDMEAETDKAFVEDFCNRYVAPGQAKYEEKYVENQRQTMEALIGFGQRFSLVIVGKGRTKQSPIITGLSDWEECPELGTVGDLLASSDFNINASVLVIQQHSSKTTLSGDD, translated from the exons ATGGATGCAGCTAAAAGAGCATTGTGTCTTGATGATCCTTTCAATCCACTCATTTCCACAACTTTACAAGCTTCAGGAATTCTTGTCCTTTCCCACTTTTTTCATCTAATCCTCAAACCTTTAGGCCAGCCAGGTCCTGTCGGTCAAATATTG GCTGGTGTTGTGCTAGGTCCCTCAGTATTGTCTCGTTTCGAATCAGTGAATGAGTACTTGATTCAAGCTTCTTCAGCTGATTACTATGATGTATTTTCATCCATTTTCTGTGTGTTATTTATGTTCATGTTTGGACTGGAGACTGATATATCTTTTATGAAGCGAAATCTGCGAAAAGCAACCATAATCGCTTACGGAGGATTGATAGTGTGTAGCATGTTTGGACTTGCTGCTTCTTTTCTTGTCATCCGAATGTTAAGATTAGGCCATCCGTATGCTCTCGGAAATCTTATCATGATCATCCTGTCAAATGCAGCCTCTCCTGTCGTCATTCGTTTGGCAGCTGAGCTTAAGTTTTCAACTTCAGACACGGGCAGATTGGCAATTTCTGCTGCTTTGATCAATGAAATGTCTTGTGTTTTTTGGTTTTCTGTTTTCGTTGCATTCATGTCGTGGGACATGTTTGGCTGGTCAATTCTTTTCCTTTCATTGACTGTAATTCTGATTGTTGTAAACAAGTATTTAGCTGCGTGGTGTGATCAAAGGAACCGGAACCAAAAATATGTGAGCAACACAGAGATGTATTTCATCCTATCTCTTGTCATTGCTGTCTCGTTTATCATCGAAGAAAATGGATTTAATAGCGCGATTTCTTCTTACATTATCGGCTTGATGTTCCCAAGAGAAGGAAAAACTGCTCGGACATTGGGAATTAAGCTTGCTTATGCTTGTAACAACTTTATTCTGCCAATATATTTTGGCTATATTGGTTTTCAGTTCAATGTAATATACCTGAATAGTTACAGAAATCTCATAGCAGTTTCATTGTTGATAATCTTGAGCATGGGAGGCAAAATTATCGGTACTCTAGTTGCTTGCCATTATCTAAATGTTCCGGCAGTCGACGGAATTATGCTTTCCTTCTTACTCAACTTGAAAGGCCATGCTGAACTTCTAGTAGTAGGAGTGTTGAGCAAGTCCATT ATGAGGCTATATTGGGATAAAAGTGTTCACAACTTGGTGGTGATTGTAGTAGTGGTTAACACAGTGATCTCAGGACCGGTAATTGCATACATATTAAGAAGACATGAAAAATACTTTGGTCAACGACATACTTCACTCGAGTTTCGCCAGCCAGAGACTGAACTCAGGATGCTAACTTGTCTCTATGGTTCGCGCCATATAACCGCAAAAATCGGTCTAATCTTTGGTCTGAGCGGATCCTTAGTAACTCCTACAACTGCATACTTGATGCATCTAGTCGAACTCCCAACAAAACACCGGAAAAAAACGCTAATGTACCACGAATTACAGGACGGAGATCAATTTAGCGACGAAGAGGACTATGGCGGAAACGAGGTTGTTGAAATAAACGAAGCTGTGGATGCATTAACCTTAGAGAACAAACTCTTAATTCATCAGAGTAAAGTTGTATCATCCTTTGCAGGAATGTATGAAGATGTATGCAATGTGATAGAGGATTTAAGAGTATCAATTGTGTTGCTTGTATTTCACAAACACCAGCGGCTTGACGGGAAATTGGAGAGTGGTAAAGAGGGAATCAGATTAACCAATCAAAAGGTTTTACGCCACGCGCCTTGCTCCGTTGGTATATTCATCGACAGAGGACAGACGGGATTTCAACTGCCTACACATGAATCAGTACAGAATGTAGCAGTATTGTTTTTCGGAGGCCCTGATGATCGCGAAGCATTGGCGTGTAGCAAACGGATTGCTGTGTATCCGCACATCAATTTCACACTGGTTCGTTTCCTGCCGCCTTCATCGGTTGAGAATAATAATGGGTTTATTGACAAAACATCACGGAGTAACAGTGAAGTGCTCATGGAAATGTCTAACCATGATATGGAAGCTGAAACTGATAAGGCTTTTGTTGAAGATTTCTGTAACAG ATATGTGGCACCAGGACAAGCTAAATACGAGGAGAAGTATGTGGAGAATCAGAGGCAGACAATGGAAGCATTGATAGGTTTCGGACAGAGATTTTCATTGGTAATAGTAGGGAAGGGAAGGACAAAACAGTCTCCAATTATTACAGGTTTGAGTGACTGGGAAGAGTGTCCTGAGCTTGGTACAGTTGGAGACCTTCTGGCTTCTTCAGATTTTAACATTAATGCTTCAGTTTTAGTCATTCAACAACACTCTTCCAAAACTACCCTTAGTGGTGATGATTAG
- the LOC126680861 gene encoding cation/H(+) antiporter 2-like isoform X2, protein MEELKLPRFKEFDLVSSDPPAKRALCLDDPFNPLISTTLQASGILVLSHFFHLILKPLGQPGPVGQILAGVVLGPSVLSRFESVNEYLIQASSADYYDVFSSIFCVLFMFMFGLETDISFMKRNLRKATIIAYGGLIVCSMFGLAASFLVIRMLRLGHPYALGNLIMIILSNAASPVVIRLAAELKFSTSDTGRLAISAALINEMSCVFWFSVFVAFMSWDMFGWSILFLSLTVILIVVNKYLAAWCDQRNRNQKYVSNTEMYFILSLVIAVSFIIEENGFNSAISSYIIGLMFPREGKTARTLGIKLAYACNNFILPIYFGYIGFQFNVIYLNSYRNLIAVSLLIILSMGGKIIGTLVACHYLNVPAVDGIMLSFLLNLKGHAELLVVGVLSKSIMRLYWDKSVHNLVVIVVVVNTVISGPVIAYILRRHEKYFGQRHTSLEFRQPETELRMLTCLYGSRHITAKIGLIFGLSGSLVTPTTAYLMHLVELPTKHRKKTLMYHELQDGDQFSDEEDYGGNEVVEINEAVDALTLENKLLIHQSKVVSSFAGMYEDVCNVIEDLRVSIVLLVFHKHQRLDGKLESGKEGIRLTNQKVLRHAPCSVGIFIDRGQTGFQLPTHESVQNVAVLFFGGPDDREALACSKRIAVYPHINFTLVRFLPPSSVENNNGFIDKTSRSNSEVLMEMSNHDMEAETDKAFVEDFCNRYVAPGQAKYEEKYVENQRQTMEALIGFGQRFSLVIVGKGRTKQSPIITGLSDWEECPELGTVGDLLASSDFNINASVLVIQQHSSKTTLSGDD, encoded by the exons CTAAAAGAGCATTGTGTCTTGATGATCCTTTCAATCCACTCATTTCCACAACTTTACAAGCTTCAGGAATTCTTGTCCTTTCCCACTTTTTTCATCTAATCCTCAAACCTTTAGGCCAGCCAGGTCCTGTCGGTCAAATATTG GCTGGTGTTGTGCTAGGTCCCTCAGTATTGTCTCGTTTCGAATCAGTGAATGAGTACTTGATTCAAGCTTCTTCAGCTGATTACTATGATGTATTTTCATCCATTTTCTGTGTGTTATTTATGTTCATGTTTGGACTGGAGACTGATATATCTTTTATGAAGCGAAATCTGCGAAAAGCAACCATAATCGCTTACGGAGGATTGATAGTGTGTAGCATGTTTGGACTTGCTGCTTCTTTTCTTGTCATCCGAATGTTAAGATTAGGCCATCCGTATGCTCTCGGAAATCTTATCATGATCATCCTGTCAAATGCAGCCTCTCCTGTCGTCATTCGTTTGGCAGCTGAGCTTAAGTTTTCAACTTCAGACACGGGCAGATTGGCAATTTCTGCTGCTTTGATCAATGAAATGTCTTGTGTTTTTTGGTTTTCTGTTTTCGTTGCATTCATGTCGTGGGACATGTTTGGCTGGTCAATTCTTTTCCTTTCATTGACTGTAATTCTGATTGTTGTAAACAAGTATTTAGCTGCGTGGTGTGATCAAAGGAACCGGAACCAAAAATATGTGAGCAACACAGAGATGTATTTCATCCTATCTCTTGTCATTGCTGTCTCGTTTATCATCGAAGAAAATGGATTTAATAGCGCGATTTCTTCTTACATTATCGGCTTGATGTTCCCAAGAGAAGGAAAAACTGCTCGGACATTGGGAATTAAGCTTGCTTATGCTTGTAACAACTTTATTCTGCCAATATATTTTGGCTATATTGGTTTTCAGTTCAATGTAATATACCTGAATAGTTACAGAAATCTCATAGCAGTTTCATTGTTGATAATCTTGAGCATGGGAGGCAAAATTATCGGTACTCTAGTTGCTTGCCATTATCTAAATGTTCCGGCAGTCGACGGAATTATGCTTTCCTTCTTACTCAACTTGAAAGGCCATGCTGAACTTCTAGTAGTAGGAGTGTTGAGCAAGTCCATT ATGAGGCTATATTGGGATAAAAGTGTTCACAACTTGGTGGTGATTGTAGTAGTGGTTAACACAGTGATCTCAGGACCGGTAATTGCATACATATTAAGAAGACATGAAAAATACTTTGGTCAACGACATACTTCACTCGAGTTTCGCCAGCCAGAGACTGAACTCAGGATGCTAACTTGTCTCTATGGTTCGCGCCATATAACCGCAAAAATCGGTCTAATCTTTGGTCTGAGCGGATCCTTAGTAACTCCTACAACTGCATACTTGATGCATCTAGTCGAACTCCCAACAAAACACCGGAAAAAAACGCTAATGTACCACGAATTACAGGACGGAGATCAATTTAGCGACGAAGAGGACTATGGCGGAAACGAGGTTGTTGAAATAAACGAAGCTGTGGATGCATTAACCTTAGAGAACAAACTCTTAATTCATCAGAGTAAAGTTGTATCATCCTTTGCAGGAATGTATGAAGATGTATGCAATGTGATAGAGGATTTAAGAGTATCAATTGTGTTGCTTGTATTTCACAAACACCAGCGGCTTGACGGGAAATTGGAGAGTGGTAAAGAGGGAATCAGATTAACCAATCAAAAGGTTTTACGCCACGCGCCTTGCTCCGTTGGTATATTCATCGACAGAGGACAGACGGGATTTCAACTGCCTACACATGAATCAGTACAGAATGTAGCAGTATTGTTTTTCGGAGGCCCTGATGATCGCGAAGCATTGGCGTGTAGCAAACGGATTGCTGTGTATCCGCACATCAATTTCACACTGGTTCGTTTCCTGCCGCCTTCATCGGTTGAGAATAATAATGGGTTTATTGACAAAACATCACGGAGTAACAGTGAAGTGCTCATGGAAATGTCTAACCATGATATGGAAGCTGAAACTGATAAGGCTTTTGTTGAAGATTTCTGTAACAG ATATGTGGCACCAGGACAAGCTAAATACGAGGAGAAGTATGTGGAGAATCAGAGGCAGACAATGGAAGCATTGATAGGTTTCGGACAGAGATTTTCATTGGTAATAGTAGGGAAGGGAAGGACAAAACAGTCTCCAATTATTACAGGTTTGAGTGACTGGGAAGAGTGTCCTGAGCTTGGTACAGTTGGAGACCTTCTGGCTTCTTCAGATTTTAACATTAATGCTTCAGTTTTAGTCATTCAACAACACTCTTCCAAAACTACCCTTAGTGGTGATGATTAG
- the LOC126680861 gene encoding cation/H(+) antiporter 1-like isoform X4 → MFMFGLETDISFMKRNLRKATIIAYGGLIVCSMFGLAASFLVIRMLRLGHPYALGNLIMIILSNAASPVVIRLAAELKFSTSDTGRLAISAALINEMSCVFWFSVFVAFMSWDMFGWSILFLSLTVILIVVNKYLAAWCDQRNRNQKYVSNTEMYFILSLVIAVSFIIEENGFNSAISSYIIGLMFPREGKTARTLGIKLAYACNNFILPIYFGYIGFQFNVIYLNSYRNLIAVSLLIILSMGGKIIGTLVACHYLNVPAVDGIMLSFLLNLKGHAELLVVGVLSKSIMRLYWDKSVHNLVVIVVVVNTVISGPVIAYILRRHEKYFGQRHTSLEFRQPETELRMLTCLYGSRHITAKIGLIFGLSGSLVTPTTAYLMHLVELPTKHRKKTLMYHELQDGDQFSDEEDYGGNEVVEINEAVDALTLENKLLIHQSKVVSSFAGMYEDVCNVIEDLRVSIVLLVFHKHQRLDGKLESGKEGIRLTNQKVLRHAPCSVGIFIDRGQTGFQLPTHESVQNVAVLFFGGPDDREALACSKRIAVYPHINFTLVRFLPPSSVENNNGFIDKTSRSNSEVLMEMSNHDMEAETDKAFVEDFCNRYVAPGQAKYEEKYVENQRQTMEALIGFGQRFSLVIVGKGRTKQSPIITGLSDWEECPELGTVGDLLASSDFNINASVLVIQQHSSKTTLSGDD, encoded by the exons ATGTTCATGTTTGGACTGGAGACTGATATATCTTTTATGAAGCGAAATCTGCGAAAAGCAACCATAATCGCTTACGGAGGATTGATAGTGTGTAGCATGTTTGGACTTGCTGCTTCTTTTCTTGTCATCCGAATGTTAAGATTAGGCCATCCGTATGCTCTCGGAAATCTTATCATGATCATCCTGTCAAATGCAGCCTCTCCTGTCGTCATTCGTTTGGCAGCTGAGCTTAAGTTTTCAACTTCAGACACGGGCAGATTGGCAATTTCTGCTGCTTTGATCAATGAAATGTCTTGTGTTTTTTGGTTTTCTGTTTTCGTTGCATTCATGTCGTGGGACATGTTTGGCTGGTCAATTCTTTTCCTTTCATTGACTGTAATTCTGATTGTTGTAAACAAGTATTTAGCTGCGTGGTGTGATCAAAGGAACCGGAACCAAAAATATGTGAGCAACACAGAGATGTATTTCATCCTATCTCTTGTCATTGCTGTCTCGTTTATCATCGAAGAAAATGGATTTAATAGCGCGATTTCTTCTTACATTATCGGCTTGATGTTCCCAAGAGAAGGAAAAACTGCTCGGACATTGGGAATTAAGCTTGCTTATGCTTGTAACAACTTTATTCTGCCAATATATTTTGGCTATATTGGTTTTCAGTTCAATGTAATATACCTGAATAGTTACAGAAATCTCATAGCAGTTTCATTGTTGATAATCTTGAGCATGGGAGGCAAAATTATCGGTACTCTAGTTGCTTGCCATTATCTAAATGTTCCGGCAGTCGACGGAATTATGCTTTCCTTCTTACTCAACTTGAAAGGCCATGCTGAACTTCTAGTAGTAGGAGTGTTGAGCAAGTCCATT ATGAGGCTATATTGGGATAAAAGTGTTCACAACTTGGTGGTGATTGTAGTAGTGGTTAACACAGTGATCTCAGGACCGGTAATTGCATACATATTAAGAAGACATGAAAAATACTTTGGTCAACGACATACTTCACTCGAGTTTCGCCAGCCAGAGACTGAACTCAGGATGCTAACTTGTCTCTATGGTTCGCGCCATATAACCGCAAAAATCGGTCTAATCTTTGGTCTGAGCGGATCCTTAGTAACTCCTACAACTGCATACTTGATGCATCTAGTCGAACTCCCAACAAAACACCGGAAAAAAACGCTAATGTACCACGAATTACAGGACGGAGATCAATTTAGCGACGAAGAGGACTATGGCGGAAACGAGGTTGTTGAAATAAACGAAGCTGTGGATGCATTAACCTTAGAGAACAAACTCTTAATTCATCAGAGTAAAGTTGTATCATCCTTTGCAGGAATGTATGAAGATGTATGCAATGTGATAGAGGATTTAAGAGTATCAATTGTGTTGCTTGTATTTCACAAACACCAGCGGCTTGACGGGAAATTGGAGAGTGGTAAAGAGGGAATCAGATTAACCAATCAAAAGGTTTTACGCCACGCGCCTTGCTCCGTTGGTATATTCATCGACAGAGGACAGACGGGATTTCAACTGCCTACACATGAATCAGTACAGAATGTAGCAGTATTGTTTTTCGGAGGCCCTGATGATCGCGAAGCATTGGCGTGTAGCAAACGGATTGCTGTGTATCCGCACATCAATTTCACACTGGTTCGTTTCCTGCCGCCTTCATCGGTTGAGAATAATAATGGGTTTATTGACAAAACATCACGGAGTAACAGTGAAGTGCTCATGGAAATGTCTAACCATGATATGGAAGCTGAAACTGATAAGGCTTTTGTTGAAGATTTCTGTAACAG ATATGTGGCACCAGGACAAGCTAAATACGAGGAGAAGTATGTGGAGAATCAGAGGCAGACAATGGAAGCATTGATAGGTTTCGGACAGAGATTTTCATTGGTAATAGTAGGGAAGGGAAGGACAAAACAGTCTCCAATTATTACAGGTTTGAGTGACTGGGAAGAGTGTCCTGAGCTTGGTACAGTTGGAGACCTTCTGGCTTCTTCAGATTTTAACATTAATGCTTCAGTTTTAGTCATTCAACAACACTCTTCCAAAACTACCCTTAGTGGTGATGATTAG
- the LOC126680861 gene encoding cation/H(+) antiporter 2-like isoform X1, which yields MIYMEELKLPTIKEFDLESSDPPAKRALCLDDPFNPLISTTLQASGILVLSHFFHLILKPLGQPGPVGQILAGVVLGPSVLSRFESVNEYLIQASSADYYDVFSSIFCVLFMFMFGLETDISFMKRNLRKATIIAYGGLIVCSMFGLAASFLVIRMLRLGHPYALGNLIMIILSNAASPVVIRLAAELKFSTSDTGRLAISAALINEMSCVFWFSVFVAFMSWDMFGWSILFLSLTVILIVVNKYLAAWCDQRNRNQKYVSNTEMYFILSLVIAVSFIIEENGFNSAISSYIIGLMFPREGKTARTLGIKLAYACNNFILPIYFGYIGFQFNVIYLNSYRNLIAVSLLIILSMGGKIIGTLVACHYLNVPAVDGIMLSFLLNLKGHAELLVVGVLSKSIMRLYWDKSVHNLVVIVVVVNTVISGPVIAYILRRHEKYFGQRHTSLEFRQPETELRMLTCLYGSRHITAKIGLIFGLSGSLVTPTTAYLMHLVELPTKHRKKTLMYHELQDGDQFSDEEDYGGNEVVEINEAVDALTLENKLLIHQSKVVSSFAGMYEDVCNVIEDLRVSIVLLVFHKHQRLDGKLESGKEGIRLTNQKVLRHAPCSVGIFIDRGQTGFQLPTHESVQNVAVLFFGGPDDREALACSKRIAVYPHINFTLVRFLPPSSVENNNGFIDKTSRSNSEVLMEMSNHDMEAETDKAFVEDFCNRYVAPGQAKYEEKYVENQRQTMEALIGFGQRFSLVIVGKGRTKQSPIITGLSDWEECPELGTVGDLLASSDFNINASVLVIQQHSSKTTLSGDD from the exons ATGATCTATATGGAGGAACTGAAGCTTCCTACAATCAAGGAGTTTGATCTTGAATCATCAGATCCACCTG CTAAAAGAGCATTGTGTCTTGATGATCCTTTCAATCCACTCATTTCCACAACTTTACAAGCTTCAGGAATTCTTGTCCTTTCCCACTTTTTTCATCTAATCCTCAAACCTTTAGGCCAGCCAGGTCCTGTCGGTCAAATATTG GCTGGTGTTGTGCTAGGTCCCTCAGTATTGTCTCGTTTCGAATCAGTGAATGAGTACTTGATTCAAGCTTCTTCAGCTGATTACTATGATGTATTTTCATCCATTTTCTGTGTGTTATTTATGTTCATGTTTGGACTGGAGACTGATATATCTTTTATGAAGCGAAATCTGCGAAAAGCAACCATAATCGCTTACGGAGGATTGATAGTGTGTAGCATGTTTGGACTTGCTGCTTCTTTTCTTGTCATCCGAATGTTAAGATTAGGCCATCCGTATGCTCTCGGAAATCTTATCATGATCATCCTGTCAAATGCAGCCTCTCCTGTCGTCATTCGTTTGGCAGCTGAGCTTAAGTTTTCAACTTCAGACACGGGCAGATTGGCAATTTCTGCTGCTTTGATCAATGAAATGTCTTGTGTTTTTTGGTTTTCTGTTTTCGTTGCATTCATGTCGTGGGACATGTTTGGCTGGTCAATTCTTTTCCTTTCATTGACTGTAATTCTGATTGTTGTAAACAAGTATTTAGCTGCGTGGTGTGATCAAAGGAACCGGAACCAAAAATATGTGAGCAACACAGAGATGTATTTCATCCTATCTCTTGTCATTGCTGTCTCGTTTATCATCGAAGAAAATGGATTTAATAGCGCGATTTCTTCTTACATTATCGGCTTGATGTTCCCAAGAGAAGGAAAAACTGCTCGGACATTGGGAATTAAGCTTGCTTATGCTTGTAACAACTTTATTCTGCCAATATATTTTGGCTATATTGGTTTTCAGTTCAATGTAATATACCTGAATAGTTACAGAAATCTCATAGCAGTTTCATTGTTGATAATCTTGAGCATGGGAGGCAAAATTATCGGTACTCTAGTTGCTTGCCATTATCTAAATGTTCCGGCAGTCGACGGAATTATGCTTTCCTTCTTACTCAACTTGAAAGGCCATGCTGAACTTCTAGTAGTAGGAGTGTTGAGCAAGTCCATT ATGAGGCTATATTGGGATAAAAGTGTTCACAACTTGGTGGTGATTGTAGTAGTGGTTAACACAGTGATCTCAGGACCGGTAATTGCATACATATTAAGAAGACATGAAAAATACTTTGGTCAACGACATACTTCACTCGAGTTTCGCCAGCCAGAGACTGAACTCAGGATGCTAACTTGTCTCTATGGTTCGCGCCATATAACCGCAAAAATCGGTCTAATCTTTGGTCTGAGCGGATCCTTAGTAACTCCTACAACTGCATACTTGATGCATCTAGTCGAACTCCCAACAAAACACCGGAAAAAAACGCTAATGTACCACGAATTACAGGACGGAGATCAATTTAGCGACGAAGAGGACTATGGCGGAAACGAGGTTGTTGAAATAAACGAAGCTGTGGATGCATTAACCTTAGAGAACAAACTCTTAATTCATCAGAGTAAAGTTGTATCATCCTTTGCAGGAATGTATGAAGATGTATGCAATGTGATAGAGGATTTAAGAGTATCAATTGTGTTGCTTGTATTTCACAAACACCAGCGGCTTGACGGGAAATTGGAGAGTGGTAAAGAGGGAATCAGATTAACCAATCAAAAGGTTTTACGCCACGCGCCTTGCTCCGTTGGTATATTCATCGACAGAGGACAGACGGGATTTCAACTGCCTACACATGAATCAGTACAGAATGTAGCAGTATTGTTTTTCGGAGGCCCTGATGATCGCGAAGCATTGGCGTGTAGCAAACGGATTGCTGTGTATCCGCACATCAATTTCACACTGGTTCGTTTCCTGCCGCCTTCATCGGTTGAGAATAATAATGGGTTTATTGACAAAACATCACGGAGTAACAGTGAAGTGCTCATGGAAATGTCTAACCATGATATGGAAGCTGAAACTGATAAGGCTTTTGTTGAAGATTTCTGTAACAG ATATGTGGCACCAGGACAAGCTAAATACGAGGAGAAGTATGTGGAGAATCAGAGGCAGACAATGGAAGCATTGATAGGTTTCGGACAGAGATTTTCATTGGTAATAGTAGGGAAGGGAAGGACAAAACAGTCTCCAATTATTACAGGTTTGAGTGACTGGGAAGAGTGTCCTGAGCTTGGTACAGTTGGAGACCTTCTGGCTTCTTCAGATTTTAACATTAATGCTTCAGTTTTAGTCATTCAACAACACTCTTCCAAAACTACCCTTAGTGGTGATGATTAG